Proteins found in one Tepidamorphus gemmatus genomic segment:
- a CDS encoding formimidoylglutamate deiminase, giving the protein MATALWFETALLPDGWAKAVAIGLAADGTIAAVTPDAPRGDAEAYAGAAVPGLADLHSHAFQRAMAGLTERRGTSPDSFWTWRETMYRFLARLSPDDVEAIAGLLYAELLEAGFTAVGEFHYLHNAPDGSRYADPAEMAVRIAAAAAATGIGLTLLPVFYETGNFGGVPATEGQRRFLSDLDGFARLMEGAATAIRDLPGAVLGIAPHSLRAVTPTALDHLVRSYGDGPVHIHVAEQEKEVADCLAWSGARPMQWLLANQPVGPGWCAIHATHLLQAETRAFAATGAVAGLCPVTESNLGDGIFDAVRYLDAGGRFGVGTDSNVQISAAAELRTLEYSQRLRDRSRNALATRPGSTGRQLVERALAGGAQALGRNGGALAPGMRADIVRLDPGHPSLAAASGDGWLDGWLFSADLAAIGDVWAGGVHLVRQGRHVRRDMLVERYRRVLAGLLA; this is encoded by the coding sequence GCTCCCGGACGGTTGGGCGAAGGCGGTTGCGATCGGTCTCGCGGCTGACGGCACCATCGCCGCCGTCACGCCCGATGCCCCGCGCGGCGACGCCGAGGCTTACGCGGGCGCGGCCGTGCCGGGTCTCGCCGATCTGCATTCGCACGCCTTCCAGCGGGCGATGGCCGGGCTGACCGAGCGGCGCGGAACCTCGCCGGACAGCTTCTGGACCTGGCGGGAGACCATGTACCGGTTCCTCGCCCGCCTCTCGCCAGACGATGTCGAGGCGATCGCCGGGCTGCTCTATGCCGAGCTGCTCGAAGCGGGCTTCACCGCGGTTGGCGAGTTCCACTATCTCCACAATGCCCCGGATGGTTCGCGCTACGCCGACCCGGCGGAGATGGCGGTTCGCATCGCCGCCGCCGCCGCTGCGACCGGCATCGGGCTGACGCTGCTGCCGGTATTTTACGAGACCGGCAATTTCGGCGGCGTGCCCGCGACCGAGGGTCAGCGCCGCTTCCTGTCGGACCTCGACGGCTTCGCGCGGCTGATGGAGGGCGCGGCTACGGCGATCCGCGATCTGCCCGGCGCCGTGCTCGGAATAGCGCCGCATTCGCTGCGGGCCGTTACCCCGACTGCACTTGACCATCTGGTCAGGTCATATGGCGACGGACCCGTCCACATCCACGTGGCCGAGCAGGAGAAGGAGGTGGCCGACTGTCTCGCCTGGTCGGGCGCGCGGCCGATGCAGTGGCTGCTTGCCAATCAGCCGGTCGGGCCGGGCTGGTGTGCGATCCATGCCACCCACCTGCTGCAGGCGGAGACGCGGGCCTTCGCCGCGACGGGCGCGGTGGCGGGACTGTGCCCGGTCACGGAATCCAATCTCGGCGACGGCATCTTCGACGCAGTCCGATATCTCGACGCCGGCGGGCGCTTCGGGGTCGGAACCGATTCCAATGTCCAGATCTCGGCCGCCGCCGAACTGCGCACGCTGGAATACAGTCAGCGGCTTCGCGACCGCTCGCGCAATGCGCTGGCGACCCGCCCAGGCTCGACCGGCCGGCAGCTCGTCGAACGGGCGCTCGCCGGCGGCGCACAGGCGCTCGGCCGCAACGGCGGCGCGCTCGCGCCGGGCATGCGCGCCGATATCGTCCGGCTCGATCCCGGCCATCCCTCGCTGGCAGCAGCCTCGGGCGACGGATGGCTCGACGGTTGGCTGTTCTCGGCCGATCTGGCCGCCATTGGCGACGTCTGGGCCGGTGGCGTGCATCTGGTCCGGCAGGGTCGGCACGTGCGGCGCGACATGCTGGTGGAGCGTTACCGTCGCGTCCTTGCAGGCCTTCTGGCATGA